The Salvelinus alpinus chromosome 3, SLU_Salpinus.1, whole genome shotgun sequence genome segment caagaacacagtggcctccatcattcttaaatggaagaaatttggaaccaccgagactcatcctagagctggccgcccagccaaactaagAAGGGTTTTTGTCAGGGAGatgacaaagaacccgatggtcactctgacagagctccagagttcctctgtggagatgggagaaccttccagaaggacaaccatctctacagcactccaccaatcaggccgttatgatagagtggcctgacggaagccactcctcagtaaaaggcacatgaccgcacgtttggagttttccaaaaggcatctaaagactcgcacatcatgagaaacaatattctctggtctgatgaaaccaagattgaactctttggcaagCGTCACTGAATggcaagtgtcacgtctggaggaaacctggcaccatcccaacggtgaagcatggtggtggcagcatcatgctttggtgtttttcagcggcaggaactgggagactagtcaggattgagggaaatatgaacggcgcaaagtacagagagatcctagatGAGAACCTGCTCAAGAGTGCTCAGGACCATAGACAGGgggaaaggttcaccttccaacaggacaacaaccttaagcacactgccaagacaacgcaggagtggcttcgggacaagtctttgaatgtccttgagtggcccagccagtgtctggacttgaacccaatcgaacatctctggagagacctgaaaatagctgtgtagtgaccctccccatccaacgtgacagagcttgagaggatctgcagagaatgggagaaactcctgaaatacaggtgagccaagcttgtagcgccatacccaacaagactcgagcctgtaatcactgccaaaggtgtttcaacaaagtactgagtaaagtgtctgaataattatgtatatGCGATTTTCagttgtatttatttaaaaataaatgtgcaagtttttgctttgttatgatggggtattgtgtatagattgatggaaaaaatatatttaatacattttagaataaataaTAAGTAACGTGGTAAAatgtgaaaagtcaaggggtctgaatgcactgtatacctggTTTGGAatttacattgtgtgtgtgcagagggtccctggttcgcgcccgtgtcggggcgaggggacgacgtaaagttatactgttacattgatgctgttgacccggatcactggttgctgcggaaaaggaggaggttgaaagggggtgagtgtaacggatgtgaaatggctagctagttagcgggtacgcgctagtagcatttcaatcagttacgtcacttgctctgaaaccaatatgtagtgttgccccttgctctgcaagggccgcggcttttgtggagcgatgggtaacgacgcttcgtgggtgactgttgttgatgtgtgcagagggtccctggttcgcgcccgtgtcggggcgaggggacgacgtaaagttatactgttacattgttacattgttactctgtaagtgaatttacTGGTACACTTTGAAGTTAATCCACTAGGTGGTGGTATAGACCAAATATCATAATCTATAATCTAAGTGGAATATTGTGCTCTTCCTGTCGTCCTCTatcctttctctttttctctctttctctctttgtctttctctctctctcgctctctctctccaatgtaatggctttattggcatgggaaacacatgtcattatgtctatatacagtgttgtaacgatgtgcaaatagggaaaataaataaacatatggattgtatttacaatgtagtttgttcttcactgtttgccccttttcttgtggcaacaggtcacacatgtTGCTGCTGTGGTGGCacgctgtggtatttcacccagtagatatgggagtttttcAAAATTGGgattgttttctaattctttgtgggtctgtgtaatctgagggaaatatgtgtctctatggtcatacatttggcaggaggttaggaattgcagctcagtttccacctcattttggtggcagtgtgcacatagcctgtcttctcttgagagccaggtctgcctacggcggcctttctcaatagcaaggctatgctcacctgagtctgtacatagtcgaagctttccttaaatttgggtcaatcacagtggtcaggtattctgccactgtactcATTGGTTAGGGCCGAATAGCATTCTGAAttgctctttttttttttgttaattcattccaagtaaatatatttttgttttctcatgatttggttgggtctaattgtgttgctgcccTGGGactctgtagggtctgtttgtgaacagagccccaggaccagcttgcttaggggactcttctccaggttcagcTCTCTGTAAGTGATggtttgttatggaaggtttggtaaTCGCTTCTCTTTatttggttgtagaatttaacgactattttctggattttgaaaaTTAGCGGGTaatggcctaattctgctctgcacgcattatttggtgttttacgttgtacagagtctcaatttggtgtttgtcccattttataaattcttggttggtgagcggaccccagacctcactcACAAacatgaagggcaatgggttctatatctgattcaagtatttttagccagaatgttttttttgccagatctctccctctctctcataagCAGTATGTGTTCTGTGTGGAGTTGCGCTAGCCGGGTCCCATATGTGCTGTAGCAACATTTTTTGACAAACGAGTTGGCTAAAGCCCAATCAAACCAGACCACCAGGCTAGGGCCAGGTTGAGCTACTGTATAGTACTACNNNNNNNNNNNNNNNNNNNNNNNNNNNNNNNNNNNNNNNNNNNNNNNNNNNNNNNNNNNNNNNNNNNNNNNNNNNNNNNNNNNNNNNNNNNNNNNNNNNNAACCACTCCGAGCTGGCCTTTTCTTTTTCTGGCCACATTGGCGCGAACTTCAGCTGGTGTGCCACAGCAAACTGGTAGGCAAGTCTTCTGACCTCACTTGGCGACATACCAAAACAAATGTCAGCTGAcctagtaatacactgaacaagcTGCATTTCCAAATCAGGTAAAAAAAACTGCCGTGGCTTTGTATAGCCAACCACTGTTGTTGGCATGACTGTCTGACTTTCAACTTATTCTCTGGTAACCTTTAACATTATGCTAGGTGGTGTGCTGCCATTCTCTGTCTTTCTTTTATAATTTCTAACCATTTTtctttccttctcctctttctttccttccttccttctttccttcaAAAACACATTTCCTCAATGCAATTACACATTCATTACAGGCTTACTACACCCACCTCCCTGTCTACTATCCTTGTTGCCACAATGCAATTCATAACACCACACTAAATTCATGACACTGTataaagtagtgtgtgtgtggatatactGTCTCATAGAGTAGGCATGTTTTGTgtgagtagacacacacacacgcatgcacgcacacacacacacacacacacacacacacacacacacacacacacacacacacacacacacacacacacacacacacacacacacacacacacacacacacacacaccagagcctGTCTTGTGTAGCCCAGGGATATGTCTGCTGCTCTAAGCTATACGtatatatgtaacggatgtgaaatggctagctagttagcggtggtgcgcaagcctttcaatcggttatgtcacttgctctgagaccttgaagtagtggttccccttgctctgcaagagccgcggcaaAATTACGATTTTGAACATTCATACCTAACAAAGTTTTATTGCATAAAATGTAAAGTGCCAATTTTTTACTTTGGAAGGGGAAAAATAAGAAACTTGTGCTCACCTCAGATTAGAGTGACCTTGACCACATCTGAACAGGAAGTTGACCATGGAACATGTAGTCCCACAAAGTAGCTATTTGATTTTTGAGATAGAGACTAGTGTTGGAGGTATGAACAGTTTGACAACTTACCCGTGTGACAACTTATCTCACTCTCCCCTACATCAAAATAAAGTATGTTTTTAAGTGACTGTcctgtatctgagagatataTGAAAAATGTAGATGTTGTTTTGGGgggataaaacacacacacacacacacacacacacacacacacacacactgtaaggcCTGGGTGTCGGAGTGTGAAGTCAAAGCGCAGGAAACAGCAGGTGCAAATACAAATGTTCTTTAATGAACACGGACAAACTAGGCCACcctactaacacactgggtgtacttCTTAACCAACCCCAGACACGGGGGAAACGAACACAGTCCAGTAAACACGTAGCACAAAACCAACACCActacttacaaacaaacaatcccgcacaaagaaacgtgcgggccggctgactaataagcccaactaattaacccTAATACAAAACAGGTGAACCCAATAACCacatagggagggggagaaaaggatcagtggcagctaataggccggtgacgacgaccgccgagcgccacccgaacgggaaggagagcctgcctcggtcggagtcgtgacacacacacacacacacacacacacacacacacacacacacacacacacacacacacacacacacacacacacacacacacacacacacacacacacacacacacacacacacacacctatatgtTTGGCGTTTTTGTTAATAATTTATTTTATGAATCCTGGTGTCACAATGACCTTAGTGTTGTAGAAATTACTACAACACTTACATTGGTTTAATAACCAAAACTCAACATAATGAATTTAGTCATTTTAACTaccagttaatccaatagcaaacaATGCAAGATATGTGTTTCAAATCGCCCTTAGAAGTCCTGAAAGTaatatgctacagtactgtaaattacaTTAGGTTACACTTTTTTCCCATTAGGCAATACACTTACATTACCCAACAAAATGTACAGAAAATCTTTAACTTTCCATAATATCCAATGTGTAAATAAAGGTGTGATCAATGAAGACATTGTTCTGAATTGATGTCGTAGCCTGCCTCCTCCACGGCCAGAAGGAGGGTGGCACTCTCATGGGGATGGTGACCgtacaccttccacctccatgctgaaaaTAATCCTCAACAGGGCTGAGGACAGGAGAGTATGGGGGCAGGTATAGGGTCACAAACTGGGGATGGGACAGAAACCATGCCTGAACAACCTCTGCATAGTGGAACCTGACAttgtcccacacaatgacataactGACCCCTTCACCTTGACAGGCCTGCTCACTTTCATTAAGagattttgaaaaatgagcgagaacgataacattgcgtaagtggataggtgggggctctcagagtgagttttgcgcaacagagaaaggcggccattgttTCTCCCGGTCCTATTGAAAAACCAACACTCCCGGTTGATACAGTACCTGGTGCCTCTTCATAAGGTGGCCGATTGTTGGTAGGCTGATGGATGCCACATTGGCAATGGTGTCATCGTTCTTCTCAATGGCCTGCTTCATTTCAGACAGCCGTATGTCATTCCTGGCCCTCACCATTTCCACCACGGCCCACTACTGCTGGACGGTCAGCACACAGCCACCACCATGGGGTCTTCTGTCAATTCTGAGGGTAGAACAGAGTGTACTGTCAATAGTTGATACTGTAGGAATACTCTAACATGTTTTGTGAATTTACATGCATTACAATATGTTATTGACAGTTGATCTTTTCAGATATGGGTGAACTAATATGGAAGCTTCTGCCATGGCAAGGCCTCTGTTTACCACAAGGTCAACAAAAATGGCCGGACTTCATTAGATACctacctctttgacctctttgatggggtccATGCCCACCTTTTTGACCTCTCTGAAGGGCCCCTTGTCCACAAGCTCTTtgatttcttcctctcccttcctctctatctgcTCCATGTTCAAAGAAAGTGTTCACACACACCCTTTTATATGTTGACCAATTGTATTTACCACTATGTGAAATCAATGAGCAATCACGAATAGTCATTATGTATGGCTATGATGTATTATTCTTGTCATTTAGATGTTTATACTATACAAACACGCATTTATTTCTGTAGTTCTCAAAATCCATATGTAGTAGACCAACCAGATTaaaatctataggtttaccaaacggTTAAGTGATTAACCATTAAGCGACGTGGGTTATGtgatggtcaaatgtatttaaacgAATGAGAAGAGAATCATATGAAAAGTATTGAAAgaattgcattgtgaaaggcaatTACTTTATTTTAAAggtatttctagatgaaacactgaTTAGGTTTGGTGAAAAAGTTACTGTGTCATTTTGTGTTGTACTCAATTGAAAAAGTGCTCAAAGTTTTGTAACAATAGCCTGCGtgatgatctgttttgagttGTGAAGTAAAGTTGTGAAATTTTACCACATATGTGTGAAAATAGTAATGAAAGCAATAACAAATAAAAAGTAATGAATGTTTTGAAAGATATTTTATTGCTCTCAAGATAATTTGTCACAACATGATGTGAGCTCTGTCTGTGAGTTTGAGTGAGAAATTCTGATGTATCTGAAGTAGTTTGCTGTGTTGGAGCCAATAACAGAACGtatagctcagcatttaacatgaCATCATGGAATGAGTTTAGCTGAAGCTTGCAGAATTCTGAGCTACTGTAACTTTCACACTTTTGCTGTACATTTCCTGTATAGAAGGaggcgagagacagagagtgttCTGTTGAACGTAAAATCACATCAGACCGGGTTGTGGGAAGCCTGAACCATGAACCTGGTTTAAAGTGAGGTCTTGGCCTTAAACTAGTCTACTATCTTCCACTGAGGGGGGCATGTACACACAAACAGAAGCAGGAAGAGAGTTAAAGTGAGGTCTGTGAACACTAGGAAGTAGTAGTTCTCGCTGGTGCCTTGGTCCTCGACACATTTAACGTAACAGGCAGATTCTAACTCTCATggctcttcatctctccctcctcctcctcctcctcatcttctacAGACTCTCAGCAGGTAAGGGTAACATTTCTATGAATTAAGGGTGAAGTCCCCTGAGTCAATTCACTTTAAACACTGTATAATCAATCAGAATCATGAACAAGCTGTTTTAAAGTGTTGGAGCGATGTGATTTTTACATTTTCCCTCTGTAAAGATTCTATTAAATGTTAACTCTAATTTAAATGTGTTTTGTGTCGATGTGTCCACAGTGGGGCATGTGTCTGTGCAGACAGGAGGCTCCATCACCTTCCCATGTCGCTATGATCTGAATCACATCAACCATGTGAAATACTGGTGTAAAGGATTAGGTTGGGCTGTATGTTCTTATGTAGTACGCACTGACCATCCTAAGAGCAGTGGTAAGACCTCAATCTCTGATGACATCAACAAGAGAATCTTCACTGTGACCATGACTGACCTGACGTCATGGGACTCTGAGAATTACAGGTGTGTTGTGGAGATCAATAGAGGACCAGATATCATGATACAACAGTTCAACCTATCTGTCACTCCAGGTAAGATCTCTTCACTGCTTGTATCTAGTCCTAGCAATGTCCTATGGAGTGGCCTGTAAACCTGCAATGTCAAATGCAAAACAATAACGCAGTTATAAATAGCCTATTACAACAAATGAAATGAGAAATGTGTAACCACTCTGAATTTCATAGACAGATctatactgtacatgtaggtaaaacaagattataaactcagcaaaaaaagaaatgtccctttttcaggacctcgtctttcaaagataattagttaaaattcaaataacttcacagattttcaatgtaaagggtttaaacaccgtttcccatgcttgttcaatgaaccataagcaattaatgaacatgcacctgtggaacggtcattaagacactaacagcttacagacggtaggcaattaaggtcacagttatgaaaacttaggacactaaagaggcctttctagtgactctgaaaaacaccaaaagaaagatgcccagggtccctgctcatctgagtgaacgtgccttaggcatgctgcaaggaggcataaggactgcagatgtggccagggcaataaattgcaatgcccgtactgtgagatgcctaagacagcgctacagggagagaggacagtaagGACAGATGattgtcctcacagtggcagaccatgtgtaacaacacctgcacaggaacggtacatccgaacatcacacctgcaaggacaggtacaggatggcaacaacaactgcccgagttacaccaggagcTCACAATCCCTGCATCAGTGcttagactgtccgcaataggctgagagaggctggactgagggcttgtaggcctgttgtaagacaggtcctcaccagacatcaccggcaagtttgctgaaaataaacgcagttgacagtgttggattcgacattttgaacattgagatattaaataaatgatagagaAGAAGCATAGAATATTAAGGAGTGAAATAGACTGGgtctctgtagaaagacagagagctgtggaatgtgttgggtgACAAGAGGAGAGCACCGTGTTGATACAGGAAAGActgatggacatctgtggatgaggttgaggtcagaagGTCAGGACAAACTCCCTGAAGGGAGTAATACGGGTTTGGTATCTTGTTACTATTTTCCTGTTAAACtataagatgtaaggattggagagaaggaggagtgtcttaagtgggatatatacagtatatctggaTTGAAGAACTGTTGAGTTGTctgattacagctgtacagaacctttgggaaagaatgaaacttggttaaagcttctctagtgtccttgagttatttactctgaaaaataagatcctaacaacagtgagaggacgtttcattttttgctgagtttattttggGTCATGATGGAGTGACAGAACTAAGCTTGGGAGGAAAgttacattcttcaagaatcaatggcaatATATAATTATTATGAATTTAAAAGACAAAAAATAGATGTATCAATCACAGATTGCAGCTTTAATGAGCCTGTTGTAAAAGCACTTTTCTGTTCTCTGAATTCTTGTTTTTTACCTCTGTGTTCAGGTACTCCAGAACTCTATGTGGAACAACAGGAAGTGACTGGAGTAGAAGGAGGGAGTGTCACTGTCCATTGTTACTATAGTAACTCTGGAGATATGAAGTGGTGCAGGATGGGTGGTGATTGTGTGATGTGGTATTCTGGGACTTTACATGGAACATCAGTGACATTAAATTGGACAAGTGAAGCCAACAACAGAAAAGCCTTAACAGTGACTATGAGTGGActgaagatggagaacactgaCTGGTATTGGTGTAGAG includes the following:
- the LOC139569772 gene encoding LOW QUALITY PROTEIN: polymeric immunoglobulin receptor-like (The sequence of the model RefSeq protein was modified relative to this genomic sequence to represent the inferred CDS: inserted 2 bases in 1 codon; substituted 2 bases at 2 genomic stop codons) yields the protein MALHLSLLLLLLIFYRLSAVGHVSVQTGGSITFPCRYDLNHINHVKYWCKGLGWAVCSYVVRTDHPKSSGKTSISDDINKRIFTVTMTDLTSWDSENYRCVVEINRGPDIMIQQFNLSVTPGTPELYVEQQEVTGVEGGSVTVHCYYSNSGDMKWCRMGGDCVMWYSGTLHGTSVTLNWTSEANNRKALTVTMSGLKMENTDWYWCRVGELEMPVHITVSQQTATQRTSKMSSSTQDPTTQQPSASPTAGSVQTDNTSQGAEGNMEEVHQRSIDVKVLLISLGMLVVLTAGILVTWKMWRKHKDNKAENQPIITSADPFPDNDDVTYSTVVLKRKTQQKLQTKSAEPDDNVVYSSLALQVTTQQREAAAQXXLTXRRPWSSPFTGRTEHSPLLCYIIYLPPICFCHTS